In Oncorhynchus gorbuscha isolate QuinsamMale2020 ecotype Even-year linkage group LG02, OgorEven_v1.0, whole genome shotgun sequence, a single genomic region encodes these proteins:
- the armc10 gene encoding armadillo repeat-containing protein 10 isoform X2 — translation MLLSLLQGSPNPSDRAQILITLGNTAAFTVNQDLIREFGGLHVIAGFLSDPVPEVRVQTLNALNNLSMNLRNQEQLKVYVAQVLELIEMSPVNSDLQMAALRLLTNLSVTDDHHQLLRGSITLLLSLLVVSNQVLQIQVLKVLVNLSSNPDMMDDIVQAQAPAAVVLLFDVRTSSAVLLRLLMFAGNLKAWRPSAQVAEALRRRQDGLYRVLLDESSQLQSKLIQLLSHPDGEVRAQVARVLF, via the exons ATGCTCCTGTCACTTCTTCAGGGCAGCCCCAACCCCTCTGACAGAGCCCAGATCCTCATCACTTTAGGAAATACTGCTGCCTTCACTGTAAACCAG GATCTCATCCGTGAGTTTGGGGGCCTTCACGTCATAGCTGGCTTCCTGTCAGATCCTGTGCCAGAAGTCAGAGTGCAGACTCTAAATGCCTTGAATAACCTGAGCATGAACCTTAGGAATCAAGAGCAACTGAAG gtGTACGTGGCCCAGGTGCTGGAACTAATCGAGATGTCTCCGGTGAACTCTGACCTCCAGATGGCTGCCCTCCGGCTGCTGACCAACCTGTCTGTCACAGATGACCACCACCAGCTACTCAGGGGGTCCAtcaccctcctcctttctctgctCGTTGTGAGCAATCAAGTGTTACAG ATCCAAGTTTTAAAAGTGCTTGTGAATTTATCCTCCAATCCTGATATGATGGATGACATAGTGCAAGCTCAG GCTCCAGCCGCTGTGGTGCTGCTGTTTGACGTGCGGACCAGCTCGGCGGTTCTCCTGCGGCTGCTGATGTTTGCAGGGAACTTGAAGGCCTGGAGGCCTTCTGCCCAGGTGGCGGAGGccctgaggaggagacaggatggccTGTACCGGGTCCTGCTGGATGAGTCCTCCCAGCTCCAAAGCAAACTGATCCAGCTGCTCTCTCACCCCGACGGCGAGGTCCGAGCCCAGGTGGCCCGTGTCCTCTTTTAG
- the armc10 gene encoding armadillo repeat-containing protein 10 isoform X1, with translation MGDGSVIPKFGSMKALLGIVAGAGASYGIYKLLSVTSYKENKKSAYSENHGPKNNSPGSIVLQPGSLLAKVSGLDVVRGGESQAVDVASSDIISRSPGSLEPQHLKMLLSLLQGSPNPSDRAQILITLGNTAAFTVNQDLIREFGGLHVIAGFLSDPVPEVRVQTLNALNNLSMNLRNQEQLKVYVAQVLELIEMSPVNSDLQMAALRLLTNLSVTDDHHQLLRGSITLLLSLLVVSNQVLQIQVLKVLVNLSSNPDMMDDIVQAQAPAAVVLLFDVRTSSAVLLRLLMFAGNLKAWRPSAQVAEALRRRQDGLYRVLLDESSQLQSKLIQLLSHPDGEVRAQVARVLF, from the exons ATGGGCGATGGCAGTGTCATACCCAAGTTCGGTAGTATGAAGGCTTTGCTTGGGATAGTCGCCGGGGCTGGAGCCTCCTACGGGATTTATAAACTTCTCAGTGTAACTAGCTACAAGGAAAATAAAAAAAGTGCCTACAGCGAAAACCATGGCCCCAAGAATAACTCACCCGGTAGCATAGTTCTGCAGCCAGGGAGCTTGTTAGCTAAGGTGTCCGGGTTGGATGTGGTTCGTGGAGGCGAAAGTCAGGCCGTGGATGTTGCATCAA GTGACATCATCTCTAGATCACCTGGGAGCCTGGAGCCACAACACCTGAAGATGCTCCTGTCACTTCTTCAGGGCAGCCCCAACCCCTCTGACAGAGCCCAGATCCTCATCACTTTAGGAAATACTGCTGCCTTCACTGTAAACCAG GATCTCATCCGTGAGTTTGGGGGCCTTCACGTCATAGCTGGCTTCCTGTCAGATCCTGTGCCAGAAGTCAGAGTGCAGACTCTAAATGCCTTGAATAACCTGAGCATGAACCTTAGGAATCAAGAGCAACTGAAG gtGTACGTGGCCCAGGTGCTGGAACTAATCGAGATGTCTCCGGTGAACTCTGACCTCCAGATGGCTGCCCTCCGGCTGCTGACCAACCTGTCTGTCACAGATGACCACCACCAGCTACTCAGGGGGTCCAtcaccctcctcctttctctgctCGTTGTGAGCAATCAAGTGTTACAG ATCCAAGTTTTAAAAGTGCTTGTGAATTTATCCTCCAATCCTGATATGATGGATGACATAGTGCAAGCTCAG GCTCCAGCCGCTGTGGTGCTGCTGTTTGACGTGCGGACCAGCTCGGCGGTTCTCCTGCGGCTGCTGATGTTTGCAGGGAACTTGAAGGCCTGGAGGCCTTCTGCCCAGGTGGCGGAGGccctgaggaggagacaggatggccTGTACCGGGTCCTGCTGGATGAGTCCTCCCAGCTCCAAAGCAAACTGATCCAGCTGCTCTCTCACCCCGACGGCGAGGTCCGAGCCCAGGTGGCCCGTGTCCTCTTTTAG